A region from the Cryptosporangium arvum DSM 44712 genome encodes:
- a CDS encoding D-sedoheptulose-7-phosphate isomerase, producing MTSQLDRPLFTGLDRAAAHCVALEETLVRLRTTQLPLLNAWGATLADRLSTGARLLAAGNGGSAAQAQHLTAELVGRYQDERPAYSAIALHAETSSLTAIGNDYGFEELFARQVAAHGRPGDVLVTMSTSGSSRNLLRATEVARECGVTVWAMTGPRPNPLAAAADAALCVEADRTATVQEAHLVALHLLCAAFDAALADHRMPA from the coding sequence ATGACCTCTCAACTCGACCGGCCCCTCTTCACCGGTCTCGACCGCGCGGCCGCGCACTGCGTCGCACTCGAGGAGACGCTCGTCCGGCTGCGCACCACCCAACTGCCGCTGCTGAACGCGTGGGGCGCGACGCTGGCCGACCGGCTGTCGACCGGGGCGCGGCTGCTCGCCGCCGGGAACGGCGGGAGCGCGGCCCAGGCGCAGCACCTCACCGCGGAGCTGGTCGGCCGCTACCAGGACGAGCGCCCGGCCTACTCGGCGATCGCGCTGCACGCCGAGACGTCCAGCCTCACCGCGATCGGCAACGACTACGGCTTCGAGGAGCTGTTCGCGCGCCAGGTCGCGGCGCACGGCCGCCCCGGGGACGTCCTGGTGACGATGTCGACGTCGGGGAGCAGCCGCAACCTGCTCCGGGCCACCGAGGTCGCACGTGAATGCGGGGTCACGGTGTGGGCGATGACCGGGCCGCGCCCCAACCCGCTCGCGGCCGCGGCCGACGCCGCACTGTGCGTGGAGGCCGACCGCACCGCGACCGTCCAGGAGGCGCACCTGGTCGCGCTGCACCTGCTCTGCGCGGCGTTCGACGCGGCGCTGGCCGACCACCGGATGCCGGCATGA
- a CDS encoding glycosyltransferase, with protein sequence MRISLVSEHASPLAVLGEVDAGGQNVHVASLAAALAARGHEVTVHTRRDDPALPATVPFAAGVTVHHVDAGPPASVPKDELLPFMTTFGDELAAYWRAERPDVVHAHFWMSGLAALGGARHLDGPAVPVLQTFHALGSVKQRHQGVGDTSPPGRVAAERRIGRSVQRIVATCTDEVRELRAMGVPTDRVRVVPCGVDVALFTPDGPVEARVGRPRLLQVGRLVPRKGADVALRALRSIPDAELVLAGGPPFERLAAEPEAQRLLSLARSLGVADRLVLLGGVERAQMPALFRSADVIVCPPRYEPFGIVPLEAMACARPVVAGAVGGHLDTVADGRTGYLVAPEDPAALARAVTSLLESPSARAEFGAAGRRRAESRYGWDRVAAATEVVYREVLRRPLPPSTVRRLRPAATPTGAAR encoded by the coding sequence ATGAGGATCTCGCTGGTCTCCGAGCACGCCAGCCCGCTCGCGGTGCTCGGCGAGGTGGACGCGGGCGGGCAGAACGTCCACGTGGCCAGCCTGGCGGCCGCGCTCGCCGCGCGAGGGCACGAGGTCACCGTCCACACCCGGCGCGACGACCCCGCGCTCCCGGCGACCGTCCCGTTCGCCGCCGGGGTGACCGTCCACCACGTCGACGCCGGGCCGCCGGCGTCGGTGCCGAAGGACGAGTTGCTGCCGTTCATGACGACGTTCGGTGACGAACTGGCGGCCTACTGGCGGGCCGAACGCCCGGACGTCGTGCACGCGCACTTCTGGATGTCGGGGCTGGCCGCGCTCGGTGGAGCGCGGCACCTCGACGGTCCGGCGGTGCCGGTGCTGCAGACGTTCCACGCGCTGGGCTCGGTCAAGCAGCGCCACCAGGGCGTCGGGGACACCAGCCCGCCGGGGCGCGTCGCCGCCGAGCGGAGGATCGGGCGCAGCGTCCAGCGCATCGTCGCGACCTGCACCGACGAGGTGCGCGAGCTACGCGCGATGGGGGTGCCGACCGACCGGGTCCGGGTGGTGCCCTGCGGGGTCGACGTCGCGCTGTTCACCCCGGACGGGCCGGTGGAGGCGCGGGTCGGCCGCCCGCGGCTGCTCCAGGTGGGCCGGTTGGTGCCCCGCAAGGGCGCGGACGTCGCCCTCCGCGCGCTCCGGTCGATCCCGGACGCGGAGCTGGTGCTGGCCGGTGGGCCGCCGTTCGAGCGGCTGGCCGCCGAGCCCGAGGCCCAGCGGTTGCTGTCGCTCGCCCGGTCGCTGGGCGTGGCCGACCGCCTGGTGCTGCTCGGTGGCGTCGAGCGCGCGCAGATGCCTGCGCTGTTCCGCAGCGCCGACGTGATCGTCTGCCCACCGCGCTACGAGCCGTTCGGCATCGTGCCGCTGGAAGCGATGGCCTGCGCGAGACCGGTCGTGGCCGGCGCGGTCGGGGGACACCTCGACACGGTCGCCGACGGCCGCACCGGGTACCTGGTCGCGCCGGAGGACCCGGCGGCGCTGGCCCGGGCCGTGACCTCGTTGCTGGAGTCGCCGTCGGCCCGGGCCGAGTTCGGGGCGGCCGGGCGGCGCCGGGCCGAGTCCCGCTACGGGTGGGACCGCGTCGCGGCGGCCACCGAAGTCGTCTACCGCGAGGTTCTCCGGCGCCCCCTTCCCCCGTCGACGGTCCGGCGCCTGCGCCCGGCCGCCACTCCCACAGGAGCAGCACGATGA
- a CDS encoding glycosyltransferase, whose product MNILLWHVHGSWTTAFVHGPHRYLLPVTPDRGPDGLGRARTWDWPASAVEVTPAELREADVDVVILQRPHEAALAREWLGRDVPAVYLEHNTPGTDGAGTGGVPGTRHPMADAGPPIVHVTHFNRLFWDSGASRTAVIEHGVPDPGHRWTGTVERAAVVVNDPVRRGRWTGTDLLPALAGPVPLDVFGMRADRLDVPGVRTFDLPQSALHDAMAARRCYLHPIRWTSLGLSLLEAMHLGMPVVALATTEVVRAVPPGAGVISTDPADLAAAARRYLDDPDLAAAHGAAARRAALERYGLTRFLDDWDALLGEVAA is encoded by the coding sequence GTGAACATCCTGCTCTGGCACGTGCACGGCTCGTGGACCACCGCGTTCGTCCACGGCCCCCATCGATACCTGCTACCGGTCACGCCCGACCGGGGGCCCGACGGCCTCGGCCGGGCGCGCACCTGGGACTGGCCCGCGTCCGCCGTCGAGGTGACGCCGGCGGAACTGCGCGAGGCCGACGTCGACGTGGTGATCCTGCAGCGCCCGCACGAGGCGGCCCTGGCCCGCGAGTGGCTGGGGCGGGACGTCCCCGCCGTCTACCTCGAGCACAACACACCCGGAACGGACGGCGCCGGCACCGGCGGTGTTCCCGGGACCCGTCACCCGATGGCCGACGCCGGCCCGCCGATCGTCCACGTGACGCATTTCAACCGGTTGTTCTGGGACTCCGGGGCGAGCCGGACCGCGGTGATCGAACACGGCGTCCCGGACCCGGGCCACCGCTGGACCGGGACCGTCGAGCGCGCCGCGGTCGTGGTGAACGACCCGGTCCGGCGCGGACGGTGGACCGGCACCGACCTCCTGCCCGCGCTGGCCGGCCCGGTGCCGCTGGACGTGTTCGGCATGCGCGCCGACCGGCTCGACGTGCCGGGTGTCCGCACCTTCGACCTGCCGCAGTCCGCACTGCACGACGCGATGGCCGCGCGCCGCTGCTACCTGCACCCGATCCGGTGGACGTCGCTGGGGCTCTCGCTGCTCGAGGCCATGCACCTCGGAATGCCGGTGGTCGCGCTGGCCACGACCGAGGTCGTCCGGGCCGTCCCGCCGGGGGCCGGGGTGATCTCCACCGACCCGGCCGACCTGGCCGCGGCCGCGCGCCGCTACCTCGACGATCCGGACCTGGCCGCCGCGCACGGTGCCGCCGCCCGGCGGGCCGCGCTCGAGCGGTACGGGCTCACCCGGTTCCTGGACGACTGGGACGCGCTTCTCGGAGAGGTGGCCGCATGA
- a CDS encoding glycosyltransferase family 9 protein — MRTLVVRLDSAGDVLLAGPAVRAAAASSSHVTLLCGPHGAAAARLLPGVDQVIVWDAPWVGLEPPPVRPAGIETIVETLAVEYLDRALILTSFHQSPLPTALVLRLAGIGWIGADSVDYPGSLLDLRHRRAPHRHEADAALDLAVDAGYALRADDPGGLAVLPPPDVRALVGDEPYVVVHPGAAVPARAPSPDTAIEITAALRERHRVLLTGGPDETALTAAIARRTGAEDLGGRTGLHGLAGILAGAGVAVVGNTGPAHLAAAVGTPVVSLFAPVVPAERWAPYGVPSVLLGDQHAPCADTRARTCPVPGHPCLSSIRGADVRAAVDSLLRRVKQRPTVPLTNREVIA; from the coding sequence ATGAGGACGCTCGTGGTGCGGCTGGACAGCGCCGGCGACGTGCTCCTGGCCGGACCGGCGGTGCGCGCCGCCGCCGCGTCCTCGAGCCACGTCACGCTCCTCTGCGGACCGCACGGGGCGGCGGCCGCCCGCCTGCTCCCCGGCGTGGACCAGGTGATCGTCTGGGACGCGCCCTGGGTCGGGCTCGAGCCGCCGCCGGTCCGCCCGGCCGGGATCGAGACGATCGTCGAGACGCTCGCCGTCGAGTACCTCGACCGCGCGCTGATCCTCACCAGCTTCCACCAGAGCCCGCTCCCGACCGCGCTCGTGCTGCGGCTGGCCGGGATCGGCTGGATCGGCGCCGACAGCGTCGACTACCCCGGTTCGCTGCTCGACCTGCGTCACCGGCGCGCGCCGCACCGGCACGAGGCCGACGCCGCGCTCGACCTCGCCGTGGACGCGGGGTACGCGCTACGCGCCGACGACCCCGGCGGCCTGGCCGTGCTGCCGCCGCCGGACGTGCGCGCGCTGGTCGGCGACGAGCCGTACGTCGTGGTGCACCCGGGCGCCGCGGTCCCGGCCAGGGCCCCGAGCCCCGACACCGCGATCGAGATCACCGCCGCGCTGCGCGAACGCCACCGCGTGCTGCTCACCGGCGGCCCCGACGAGACCGCGCTGACCGCCGCGATCGCCCGCCGCACCGGCGCCGAGGACCTCGGCGGCCGCACCGGGCTGCACGGCCTCGCCGGCATCCTGGCCGGCGCCGGCGTGGCCGTGGTCGGCAACACCGGCCCGGCCCACCTGGCCGCCGCGGTCGGCACGCCGGTCGTCTCGCTGTTCGCGCCGGTCGTCCCGGCCGAGCGCTGGGCCCCGTACGGGGTCCCGTCGGTGCTGCTCGGCGACCAGCACGCGCCGTGCGCGGACACCCGCGCCCGGACCTGCCCGGTGCCGGGTCACCCCTGTCTCTCGTCGATTCGCGGTGCGGACGTCCGCGCCGCCGTCGACTCGCTCCTCCGCCGGGTCAAGCAGCGGCCCACCGTCCCTCTGACCAACCGGGAGGTGATCGCGTGA
- a CDS encoding D-glycero-alpha-D-manno-heptose-1,7-bisphosphate 7-phosphatase has protein sequence MIAAAEAPAFAPGAWLYVHPERTRPRPDGDAPRLVLFDRDGTLTVDDPPYNGDPASVRLRPSAREALDVLRAEHVPVGVVSNQSGVGRGLLTRAQVESVADRIEQLLGRFDAWVFCPHAPAAGCACRKPAPGLVLAAADALGVAPGDTAVIGDIGADVGAAAAAGATGVLVPTAVTRPEEIAAAPRVAPDLLAAVHSLLGRGPA, from the coding sequence GTGATCGCGGCCGCGGAAGCACCGGCGTTCGCGCCCGGGGCCTGGCTGTACGTGCACCCCGAGCGCACCCGGCCCCGCCCGGACGGCGACGCGCCGCGGCTCGTGCTCTTCGACCGTGACGGCACGCTGACCGTCGACGATCCCCCGTACAACGGCGACCCGGCCTCGGTGCGGCTGCGGCCCTCCGCCCGGGAGGCCCTCGACGTCCTGCGCGCGGAGCACGTCCCCGTCGGCGTCGTCAGCAACCAGTCCGGCGTCGGCCGGGGGCTGCTGACCCGCGCCCAGGTCGAGTCGGTCGCCGACCGCATCGAGCAGCTCCTCGGGCGCTTCGACGCCTGGGTGTTCTGCCCGCACGCCCCGGCCGCCGGCTGCGCCTGCCGGAAACCGGCACCGGGCCTGGTGCTCGCGGCCGCCGACGCGCTCGGCGTCGCCCCGGGAGACACCGCGGTGATCGGCGACATCGGCGCGGACGTCGGGGCGGCCGCCGCCGCCGGAGCGACCGGCGTCCTGGTGCCCACCGCGGTGACCCGCCCGGAGGAGATCGCGGCCGCCCCGCGCGTGGCGCCCGATCTGCTCGCGGCCGTGCACTCGCTCCTCGGCCGGGGCCCCGCATGA
- a CDS encoding glycosyltransferase family 2 protein yields MNWSVVIPTIGRPSLAACLDGLAGSVRSPVEVVLVDDRPLNECGPLPVEVPPGLDVRVEYGCGNGPAAARNVGWRSVTTPWVVFLDDDVVPGPAWASSLETDLASADATVGAVPGRIVVPLPGGRRPTDAERTTAGLAESKWITADIAYRVAALAATGGFDERFRRAFREDADLALRVLDAGWSLGAGQRVTTHPVRPDGPLASVRAQAGNADDVLMTRLHGPTWWDRAEAPRGRFTRHLVITAAAATAVTLATAAARRRPGPSAGALRRTGAYGVLRRTCAPGASRGRAGRADGCRRVAAVAAAVWAAGTAEFAAARIAPGPRTGREITTMIVTSVLIPPAAVAHHLRGRWRHRRAGPWSAPAPVSPPPGDRVEVAR; encoded by the coding sequence ATGAACTGGTCCGTCGTCATCCCCACCATCGGGCGGCCGAGCCTGGCCGCCTGTCTCGACGGGCTGGCCGGGAGCGTCCGGTCGCCGGTCGAGGTCGTGCTCGTCGACGATCGGCCGCTGAACGAGTGCGGGCCGCTGCCGGTCGAGGTGCCGCCGGGACTCGACGTGCGGGTGGAGTACGGCTGCGGGAACGGGCCCGCGGCCGCGCGGAACGTCGGGTGGCGCTCGGTGACCACACCCTGGGTCGTGTTCCTCGACGACGACGTGGTTCCCGGGCCGGCCTGGGCCTCGTCCCTCGAGACCGACCTGGCCTCCGCCGACGCCACGGTCGGGGCGGTGCCGGGGCGGATCGTGGTGCCGTTGCCGGGTGGGCGGCGGCCGACCGACGCCGAGCGCACCACGGCGGGGCTGGCGGAGTCGAAGTGGATCACCGCCGACATCGCGTACCGGGTGGCGGCGCTGGCGGCCACCGGGGGGTTCGACGAGCGGTTCCGGCGCGCGTTCCGGGAGGACGCCGACCTGGCGCTGCGGGTACTCGACGCCGGGTGGTCGCTCGGGGCCGGGCAGCGGGTCACCACGCACCCGGTGCGCCCGGACGGGCCGCTCGCCTCGGTGCGCGCCCAGGCCGGCAACGCCGACGACGTGCTGATGACCCGGCTGCACGGCCCGACCTGGTGGGACCGCGCCGAGGCCCCGCGCGGCCGCTTCACCCGCCACCTCGTGATCACCGCGGCCGCCGCCACCGCCGTCACGCTCGCCACCGCCGCCGCCCGGCGCCGCCCGGGCCCGTCCGCCGGCGCGCTGCGCCGCACGGGCGCTTACGGCGTGCTGCGCCGAACGTGCGCGCCCGGCGCGTCGAGGGGGCGCGCCGGGCGGGCCGACGGCTGTCGGCGGGTCGCGGCGGTCGCGGCGGCGGTGTGGGCGGCGGGAACCGCGGAGTTCGCGGCCGCCCGGATCGCGCCCGGCCCCCGCACCGGCCGCGAGATCACGACGATGATCGTGACGAGCGTCCTCATCCCGCCCGCAGCCGTGGCCCACCACCTGCGTGGCCGGTGGCGGCACCGCCGAGCCGGGCCCTGGTCGGCTCCGGCGCCGGTGAGCCCACCGCCCGGAGACCGGGTGGAGGTGGCGCGGTGA
- a CDS encoding carbamoyltransferase family protein, whose product MRVLGINALFHDPSACLVVDGTVVAAAEEERFSRRKHGKRPVPFSAWELPEQAARWCLAQAGLRPGDIDVVGYAYDPALAEPAESLGLHDPWDHLRQMYAREAPGFLAEALPGLDPAKVRFVQHHVAHAASAAYAAPNSATGSVLVLDGRGEATSHLAGRRVGAELQTLASQRLPHSLGLFYEDLTAHLGFLRSSDEYKVMALASYGSPRMAAELRRRVYSTEDGGFRTTGVDWTEFCPPRGADEAWSSDHADVAASAQLVLEDVLLDLARWLHGQTGDELLTMAGGTALNCVANTRIVREGPFSRVWVQPAAGDAGTALGAAVYLSAMHGAEPSPMAGADLGRGWSEAELEAWLKTAGVPYERPDDVADAVASALAQNQIVAWFQGRAEFGPRALGHRSLLAHPGHSGNLERLNDVKGREQFRPVAPMVLAERAPEIFTGGPFPSPYMLFVHDTKPEWRDRIPAVVHVDGTARIQTVDSAAEPVVAAMLRGFERRTGLPVVVNTSLNTAGRPMVDDPRDALECFGSAPVDLLALGPFVVRRGSLFGRGDGR is encoded by the coding sequence ATGCGTGTGCTCGGAATCAACGCGTTGTTCCACGACCCGTCGGCCTGCCTCGTCGTCGACGGCACGGTGGTGGCCGCCGCCGAGGAGGAGCGCTTCTCCCGCCGCAAGCACGGCAAGCGCCCCGTGCCGTTCTCGGCCTGGGAGCTGCCCGAACAGGCCGCCCGGTGGTGTCTGGCCCAGGCCGGCCTGCGCCCGGGCGACATCGACGTCGTCGGGTACGCCTACGACCCCGCGCTCGCCGAGCCCGCCGAGTCCCTCGGCCTGCACGACCCCTGGGACCACCTGCGTCAGATGTACGCGCGCGAGGCCCCCGGCTTCCTGGCCGAGGCTCTGCCCGGCCTCGACCCGGCGAAAGTCCGGTTCGTCCAGCATCACGTCGCGCACGCCGCCTCGGCCGCGTACGCCGCGCCGAACTCCGCGACCGGCTCGGTGCTGGTGCTCGACGGCCGCGGCGAGGCCACGTCGCACCTGGCGGGCCGGCGCGTCGGCGCGGAGTTGCAGACCCTCGCGTCGCAGCGGCTCCCCCACTCCCTCGGGCTCTTCTACGAGGACCTGACCGCCCACCTGGGTTTTCTCCGCTCGTCCGACGAGTACAAGGTGATGGCGCTGGCCTCCTACGGCTCGCCCCGGATGGCCGCCGAGCTGCGCCGCCGGGTGTACTCCACCGAGGACGGCGGGTTCCGCACCACCGGCGTCGACTGGACCGAGTTCTGCCCGCCGCGCGGCGCCGACGAGGCCTGGAGCTCCGACCACGCCGACGTGGCCGCCTCGGCCCAGCTCGTGCTCGAGGACGTGCTGCTCGACCTGGCCCGCTGGCTGCACGGCCAGACCGGCGACGAGCTGCTCACGATGGCCGGCGGCACCGCGCTGAATTGTGTAGCGAACACCCGGATCGTCCGAGAAGGACCATTCTCGCGCGTGTGGGTGCAGCCGGCCGCCGGGGACGCCGGCACCGCGCTGGGCGCGGCCGTGTACCTCTCCGCGATGCACGGCGCGGAGCCGTCGCCGATGGCCGGCGCCGACCTGGGCCGTGGCTGGTCCGAGGCCGAGCTCGAGGCCTGGCTCAAGACCGCAGGTGTTCCCTACGAGCGGCCCGACGACGTCGCCGACGCGGTGGCGTCCGCGCTGGCCCAGAACCAGATCGTCGCGTGGTTCCAGGGCCGCGCGGAGTTCGGCCCCCGCGCGCTCGGGCACCGCTCGCTGCTGGCCCACCCGGGCCACTCCGGCAACCTCGAGCGCCTCAACGACGTCAAGGGCCGGGAGCAGTTCCGCCCGGTGGCGCCGATGGTGCTGGCCGAGCGCGCGCCCGAGATCTTCACCGGCGGCCCGTTCCCGAGCCCGTACATGCTGTTCGTGCACGACACGAAGCCCGAGTGGCGTGACCGGATCCCGGCGGTCGTGCACGTCGACGGCACCGCGCGGATCCAGACCGTGGACTCCGCGGCCGAGCCCGTCGTCGCGGCGATGCTGCGGGGGTTCGAGCGGCGCACCGGCTTACCGGTCGTCGTCAACACGAGCCTGAACACCGCGGGCCGGCCGATGGTCGACGACCCCCGCGACGCGCTGGAGTGCTTCGGGTCCGCGCCGGTCGACCTGCTCGCGCTCGGTCCGTTCGTCGTGCGCCGGGGGTCGCTGTTCGGCCGCGGGGACGGCCGATGA
- a CDS encoding TetR/AcrR family transcriptional regulator: MEDAPAPGPIARRPRGSYSKGRAKRAEILSEAVRVFAESGYRGGSLKEIADRVGLSQAGLLHHFTSKEQLLAEVLAERDAEDGARMFPAGEPLTGREALERMAGQVRRNTTVPGLVRLYAALSGEAVADGHPAREPFVARYRDLRALMTRAVAEAQDAGELPSDRDPVMIATALIAVMDGLQTQWLLEPDAVDMPAVFDTLLSALGLHANTR, translated from the coding sequence ATGGAAGACGCTCCCGCGCCCGGGCCGATCGCGCGGCGGCCGCGCGGCAGCTACTCCAAGGGCCGCGCGAAGCGCGCCGAGATCCTGTCCGAGGCCGTGCGGGTGTTCGCCGAGTCCGGCTACCGGGGCGGGTCGCTCAAGGAGATCGCCGACCGGGTCGGCCTGAGCCAGGCCGGACTGCTGCACCACTTCACGTCGAAGGAGCAGTTGCTCGCCGAGGTGCTCGCGGAGCGCGACGCCGAGGACGGCGCCCGGATGTTCCCGGCCGGCGAGCCGCTGACCGGCCGCGAGGCACTGGAACGCATGGCCGGGCAGGTGCGCCGCAACACGACCGTGCCCGGCCTGGTGCGGCTGTACGCCGCGCTCTCCGGCGAGGCCGTCGCCGACGGTCACCCCGCGCGCGAGCCGTTCGTCGCGCGCTACCGCGATCTGCGCGCGCTGATGACCAGGGCCGTCGCCGAGGCCCAGGACGCCGGCGAGCTTCCGTCCGACCGCGACCCGGTGATGATCGCCACCGCGCTGATCGCGGTGATGGACGGTCTGCAGACCCAGTGGCTGCTCGAACCGGACGCCGTCGACATGCCCGCGGTCTTCGACACGCTGCTGTCCGCGCTCGGCCTGCACGCGAACACCCGGTAA
- a CDS encoding DnaJ C-terminal domain-containing protein, which yields MATTTSDYYEVLGVERSASAEDIQRAYRKLARTYHPDVNSDPGAEDLFKRVNEANEVLSDAGLRARYDKFSPQFGDDWRKVPEDFEPGASGAPFGSGAGPGVYFSGGGADFEDLLGGLFGGGSGFFGGRPTGPVPGPDVEAEIELPVEDAYAGGRRSLTMRTATGVRTIEVNIPAGVVDGQRIRLAGQGGDGYGDDAPRGDLYLFVRLAPHPRYRVHGRDVTVELPVMPWEATLGATATVETPGGRVDVKVPAGSSSGRRLRLRGRGLPNPRGSAGDLYAEVKIVAPQRLTADQRAAWEALAATYATPGESAA from the coding sequence GTGGCCACCACGACGAGCGACTACTACGAGGTGCTGGGCGTCGAGCGGTCGGCGAGCGCGGAGGACATCCAGCGCGCCTACCGCAAGCTCGCCCGTACCTACCACCCGGACGTCAACTCCGACCCGGGCGCCGAGGACCTGTTCAAGCGCGTGAACGAGGCGAACGAGGTGCTGTCGGACGCCGGGCTGCGGGCGCGCTACGACAAGTTCTCGCCGCAGTTCGGGGACGACTGGCGCAAGGTGCCGGAGGACTTCGAGCCGGGCGCGTCCGGTGCCCCGTTCGGGAGCGGCGCGGGGCCCGGGGTGTACTTCTCCGGCGGCGGTGCCGACTTCGAGGACCTGCTCGGTGGGTTGTTCGGTGGCGGTTCGGGGTTCTTCGGCGGGCGCCCGACCGGCCCGGTGCCGGGGCCGGACGTCGAGGCCGAGATCGAGCTCCCGGTGGAGGACGCCTACGCCGGTGGGCGACGCAGCCTGACGATGCGCACCGCGACCGGCGTGCGGACGATCGAGGTGAACATCCCGGCCGGCGTCGTGGACGGGCAGCGCATCCGGCTGGCCGGCCAGGGCGGAGACGGCTACGGCGACGACGCGCCGCGCGGCGACCTGTACCTGTTCGTGCGCCTCGCGCCGCACCCGCGCTACCGGGTGCACGGTCGCGACGTGACCGTCGAGCTGCCGGTGATGCCCTGGGAGGCGACGCTCGGCGCGACCGCGACCGTGGAGACGCCCGGCGGCCGGGTGGACGTGAAGGTGCCTGCCGGTTCGTCGTCGGGCCGCCGCCTGCGCCTGCGTGGACGCGGCCTGCCGAACCCGCGCGGCTCCGCCGGTGACCTGTACGCCGAGGTGAAGATCGTCGCGCCCCAGCGCCTCACCGCCGACCAGCGCGCGGCCTGGGAAGCCCTGGCCGCGACCTACGCCACCCCCGGCGAGTCGGCCGCCTGA
- a CDS encoding ABC transporter ATP-binding protein: MAVIEVSELRKTYGGHPAVDGIDLRVECGEVFGLLGPNGAGKTTTVEILEGHRRRDGGAVRVLGEDPGTAGRRWRARLGIVLQSATDAPELTVREIVRHVAGYYPAPHDPDDVIARCGLDAKAGAKLRTLSGGQRRRVDVALGIVGAPELLFLDEPTTGFDPEARRSFWELIRALAGDGTTIVLTSHYLDEVEALADRIAVLAGGRIVAAGTPADLGGRDGRATVTWRDADGRHSVATDDPAGLLATLDDPTDLRVERRSLEDVYLDLIGADR; this comes from the coding sequence ATGGCTGTCATCGAGGTATCCGAGCTCCGCAAGACCTACGGCGGGCACCCCGCCGTCGACGGCATCGACCTGCGGGTCGAGTGCGGCGAAGTGTTCGGGCTGCTCGGCCCGAACGGCGCCGGAAAGACCACGACCGTCGAGATCCTGGAAGGTCACCGCCGCCGCGACGGCGGGGCCGTCCGGGTACTCGGCGAGGACCCCGGCACGGCCGGGCGCCGCTGGCGCGCCCGGCTCGGCATCGTGCTGCAGAGCGCGACCGACGCCCCCGAGCTCACGGTCCGCGAGATCGTGCGTCACGTCGCCGGGTACTACCCGGCTCCCCACGACCCCGACGACGTGATCGCCCGGTGCGGTCTCGACGCCAAGGCCGGCGCGAAGCTGCGTACGCTCTCCGGCGGCCAGCGCCGGCGCGTCGACGTCGCGCTCGGCATCGTCGGCGCCCCGGAGTTGCTGTTCCTGGACGAGCCGACGACGGGCTTCGACCCGGAGGCCCGCCGGAGCTTCTGGGAGCTCATCCGCGCCCTGGCCGGCGACGGAACGACGATCGTGCTCACCAGCCACTACCTCGACGAGGTCGAGGCGCTAGCCGATCGCATCGCGGTGCTGGCCGGCGGCCGGATCGTCGCCGCCGGTACCCCCGCCGACCTCGGCGGCCGGGACGGGCGGGCCACGGTCACCTGGCGCGACGCCGACGGCCGCCACTCGGTCGCCACCGACGACCCGGCCGGCCTGCTGGCGACGCTCGACGACCCCACCGACCTGCGGGTCGAACGACGCAGCCTCGAAGACGTCTACCTCGACCTGATCGGAGCGGACCGATGA
- a CDS encoding ABC transporter permease produces MTATLAAPLPSTLRLGLSRGRLEIRQFFREKDAVIFTFTLPAFLLLMLGFIFDEPLNGFPGTTVSQIFAASMIAYGILSTAFLSIGTGIASDREDGTLKRLHGTPVTATAYLIGKVMLVMVTTAAEIALVLGVGVVVFDLELPTEAGRWVTFGWLFALSVIACTLFGIAVSALVRSAKSAAAVLNLPVLALQFVSGIFVDIASLPETMVKIASVFPVKWMGQGFRSVFLPDELAAQEVAGQWEHGRIALVLGAWCVAGLVLALATFRWNDRRTA; encoded by the coding sequence ATGACCGCAACGCTCGCCGCCCCCCTGCCCTCGACGCTGCGCCTCGGCCTCTCCCGGGGCCGGCTGGAGATCCGCCAGTTCTTCCGGGAGAAGGACGCGGTGATCTTCACGTTCACGCTGCCGGCGTTCCTGCTGCTGATGCTCGGCTTCATCTTCGACGAGCCGCTGAACGGTTTCCCGGGCACCACCGTCTCCCAGATCTTCGCGGCCAGCATGATCGCGTACGGCATCCTGTCGACGGCGTTCCTGAGCATCGGCACCGGCATCGCGTCCGACCGGGAGGACGGCACGCTCAAGCGCCTGCACGGCACGCCGGTGACCGCGACCGCGTACCTCATCGGCAAGGTCATGCTGGTCATGGTCACCACGGCGGCCGAGATCGCGCTGGTACTCGGCGTCGGGGTGGTCGTGTTCGACCTGGAGCTGCCCACCGAGGCCGGCCGCTGGGTGACGTTCGGCTGGCTGTTCGCGCTCTCGGTGATCGCGTGCACGCTGTTCGGGATCGCGGTGAGTGCGCTCGTGCGTTCGGCGAAGAGCGCCGCGGCGGTGCTGAACCTGCCGGTGCTCGCGCTGCAGTTCGTTTCGGGCATTTTCGTCGACATCGCGTCGCTTCCGGAGACCATGGTGAAGATCGCCTCGGTCTTCCCGGTGAAGTGGATGGGGCAGGGTTTCCGGTCGGTGTTCCTGCCGGACGAGCTGGCGGCGCAGGAGGTGGCGGGGCAGTGGGAGCACGGCCGGATCGCGCTGGTACTGGGCGCCTGGTGCGTCGCCGGGCTGGTGCTCGCGCTGGCGACGTTCCGCTGGAACGACCGGCGGACCGCGTGA